From the genome of Solanum pennellii chromosome 6, SPENNV200:
tttgtataaactcccgtcactacttcttcgttgtcggtcaatgagacatactgggtacacgtggtttcgtactcatactacgcttgttgcactctttgtggtgcagattcgattccgagtagaagcacatctcgtggagcaaattgagtccgggcttggagttgtggtgagctgcttggctgttccgtggcccacacctccctctatcttttatttattctgttattagtattcaaacaggatatcccttatgttagatttgtcatttagtttcagacttgcatcgaattttagaagctcttgtacttaagacaccaattcttggggtgatatattttagcttccgcatttcgtacttataaggaactcaatgttggagattcttgctaagtgttagtctttttactcatttgttggtttagttgggttaatatgttgggttggcttacctattgggtgggaacataggtgccatcacgacttgcaaatttgggtcgtgacacatttggtatcagagccctaggttcatcggtctcaagagtacaagagcaatgtctagtagagtcttgcggatcgGTATGAAGACGTCCAtacctatcttcgagaggctataggacatttaggaaatattctgttcttttattcattatcgTGCACACTTGACCTTGtagaaattctaatcttgatatCTCATTCTCTCTCAGATGGCGAGGAATCGTACATCGGCAAGTGGTGGTCAGGATCCTATTCCTGCGCCTGCTTCTGGGAACACTATCCGAGGTAGAGGTAGGGGACGAGCTCGAGGTCGGGGTAGGGGCCGTATTGCAGCACCTGTGGATGGTCAAGTACCAGTAGCTACCCAGGGTCGTGATAGGACCGTACCTCCTGATGCAGAGGTTATTCATGGGGATGTGCAAGATCGTGTCGAGGGGGATGGGCCAGCTCAGGCTCCAACCAGTACTATTGTCCCCCCAGTGCTTCAAGATACCTTGGCTCGTATGTTAGGAATCCTAGAGGGGATGGCCCAGGCAGGAGCTTTGCCTGTCACTTCTGATGGCTCACAGACCCGTGTTGGAGGTCAAACTCCAGATCCGATAGTTGCTCCAGATTCTCAGACTCCCAGGACTCAGCCAGCTGCCGCTGTAGCTCCTCGTTTGGATAGTATGGAGTTTCCAGATATGACATCACATTTGGTGAACAGGCCTTCTATGACTATTGATGAGCAAAAGATGTTTGGGAGGTTCAGactaatgaatcctcctacttataCTGGTGACTTAGCTGAGGATGCATATGAGTTTATAGTTAGTTGTCATGAGAGGTTGCATAATCTTGGATTAGTGGAGTCTCATGGAGTTGACTACACAGCGTTTCAGATGACTGGCTCTGCTAAGCAGTGGTGGAGGGATTATATTAGTAGTAGGCCAGCTGGATCTCATCCACTATCCTGGACTGAGTTTACTCAGGTATTTCTATCCAAATTTGTTCCACGCAGTGAGAGGGAGCGCAAGAGGGCCGAGTTTGAGGGTTTGCAGCAAAATGGTATGTCAGTTGCAGAGTATGAGGGTAAATTTCATGCCTTGGCTAGGCATGCTTCGATGATACTTCCCACAGAGGCTGAGAGAGTGAGGAGGTTTGTTAAGGGGCTGATTATTCCAATTCGTCTAGGAGTTTCTCAGGTTGCTGCTTCTGGTGTTCCATTCCAGAAAGTGGTAGATGCTGCTAAGGAGTTGGAGATGATTCGACGTGAGGGATTTGAGCAGCGAGAGGGCAAGAGGACTCGTTATTCAGGTGATTATGGTGGTGCTCCGCCTAGGAGTCGGGGTTACTTGGGCAGAGGTTATCAACCTCAGTCCAGCAGACCCATTCAGCTGCTATACCAGCGTCTAAGGCTGGTTACGTTGGGCATAACTCTTCGAGCTCGGTACATACTTCGCAGGGTTCATCTTCTAGACCTGTAGTTCGTGGAGGGCATTCTGGTCATTCAGGTTCCTCTCATCAGCCTGCGTCTCGTAGGGGTTGCTTTGAGTGTGGTGATATGGGACACTTTGTGAGAGACTGCCCTAGGACCAGACGTGGTGGCTTACATCAGGGTTCTCAGGCTTCGACTTCCAGGGCTGCACAACCTCCAGCTAGGGGTGGTGCACAGAATGGTAGAGGTGGTTCTCATTCAGGTAGAGGTGGTTCTCCTTCTGGTCGAGGTGGTGGTCGTGGAGGTTCACAATCTGATGGAGGTCGTTCTCACTGTTATGCTTTTCCAGGTAGGCCAGAGGCTGAAGcctcagatgctgttatcacaggtattaTTCTGGTTTGTCATCGACCAGctactgtattatttgatccaggcTCTACTTATTCTTATCTGTCGACATATTTTGCTCCTAGTCTGGATATATTGtgtgagtctcttgatttgCCGATACGTGTTTCTACNNNNNNNNNNNNNNNNNNNNNNNNNNNNNNNNNNNNNNNNNNNNNNNNNNNNNNNNNNNNNNNNNNNNNNNNNNNNNNNNNNNNNNNNNNNNNNNNNNNNNNNNNNNNNNNNNNNNNNNNNNNNNNNNNNNNNNNNNNNNNNNNNNNNNNNNNNNNNNNNNNNNNNNNNNNNNNNNNNNNNNNNNNNNNNNNNNNNNNNNNNNNNNNNNNNNNNNNNNNNNNNNNNNNNNNNNNNNNNNNNNNNNNNNNNNNNNNNNNNNNNNNNNNNNNNNNNNNNNNNNNNNNNNNNNNNNNNNNNNNNNNNNNNNNNNNNNNNNNNNNNNNNNNNNNNNNNNNNNNNNNNNNNNNNNNNNNNNNNNNNNNNNNNNNNNNNNNNNNNNNNNNNNNNNNNNNNNNNNNNNNNNNNNNNNNNNNNNNNNNNNNNNNNNNNNNNNNNNNNNNNNNNNNNNNNNNNNNNNNNNNNNNNNNNNNNNNNNNNNNNNNNNNNNNNNNNNNNNNNNNNNNNNNNNNNNNNNNNNNNNNNNNNNNNNNNNNNNNNNNNNNNNNNNNNNNNNNNNNNNNNNNNNNNNNNNNNNNNNNNNNNNNNNNNNNNNNNNNNNNNNNNNNNNNNNNNNNNNNNNNNNNNNNNNNNNNNNNNNNNNNNNNNNNNNNNNNNNNNNNNNNNNNNNNNNNNNNNNNNNNNNNNNNNNNNNNNNNNNNNNNNNNNNNNNNNNNNNNNNNNNNNNNNNNNNNNNNNNNNNNNNNNNNNNNNNNNNNNNNNNNNNNNNNNNNNNNNNNNNNNNNNNNNNNNNNNNNNNNNNNNNNNNNNNNNNNNNNNNNNNNNNNNNNNNNNNNNNNNNNNNNNNNNNNNNNNNNNNNNNNNNNNNNNNNNNNNNNNNNNNNNNNNNNNNNNNNNNNNNNNNNNNNNNNNNNNNNNNNNNNNNNNNNNNNNNNNNNNNNNNNNNNNNNNNNNNNNNNNNNNNNNNNNNNNNNNNNNNNNNNNNNNNNNNNNNNNNNNNNNNNNNNNNNNNNNNNNNNNNNNNNNNNNNNNNNNNNNNNNNNNNNNNNNNNNNNNNNNNNNNNNNNNNNNNNNNNNNNNNNNNNNNNNNNNNNNNNNNNNNNNNNNNNNNNNNNNNNNNNNNNNNNNNNNNNNNNNNNNNNNNNNNNNNNNNNNNNNNNNNNNNNNNNNNNNNNNNNNNNNNNNNNNNNNNNNNNNNNNNNNNNNNNNNNNNNNNNNNNNNNNNNNNNNNNNNNNNNNNNNNNNNNNNNNNNNNNNNNNNNNNNNNNNNNNNNNNNNNNNNNNNNNNNNNNNNNNNNNNNNNNNNNNNNNNNNNNNNNNNNNNNNNNNNNNNNNNNNNNNNNNNNNNNNNNNNNNNNNNNNNNNNNNNNNNNNNNNNNNNNNNNNNNNNNNNNNNNNNNNNNNNNNNNNNNNNNNNNNNNNNNNNNNNNNNNNNNNNNNNNNNNNNNNNNNNNNNNNNNNNNNNNNNNNNNNNNNNNNNNNNNNNNNNNNNNNNNNNNNNNNNNNNNNNNNNNNNNNNNNNNNNNNNNNNNNNNNNNNNNNNNNNNNNNNNNNNNNNNNNNNNNNNNNNNNNNNNNNNNNNNNNNNNNNNNNNNNNNNNNNNNNNNNNNNNNNNNNNNNNNNNNNNNNNNNNNNNNNNNNNNNNNNNNNNNNNNNNNNNNNNNNNNNNNNNNNNNNNNNNNNNNNNNNNNNNNNNNNNNNNNNNNNNNNNNNNNNNNNNNNNNNNNNNNNNNNNNNNNNNNNNNNNNNNNNNNNNNNNNNNNNNNNNNNNNNNNNNNNNNNNNNNNNNNNNNNNNNNNNNNNNNNNNNNNNNNNNNNNNNNNNNNNNNNNNNNNNNNNNNNNNNNNNNNNNNNNNNNNNNNNNNNNNNNNNNNNNNNNNNNNNNNNNNNNNNNNNNNNNNNNNNNNNNNNNNNNNNNNNNNNNNNNNNNNNNNNNNNNNNNNNNNNNNNNNNNNNNNNNNNNNNNNNNNNNNNNNNNNNNNNNNNNNNNNNNNNNNNNNNNNNNNNNNNNNNNNNNNNNNNNNNNNNNNNNNNNNNNNNNNNNNNNNNNNNNNNNNNNNNNNNNNNNNNNNNNNNNNNNNNNNNNNNNNNNNNNNNNNNNNNNNNNNNNNNNNNNNNNNNNNNNNNNNNNNNNNNNNNNNNNNNNNNNNNNNNNNNNNNNNNNNNNNNNNNNNNNNNNNNNNNNNNNNNNNNNNNNNNNNNNNNNNNNNNNNNNNNNNNNNNNNNNNNNNNNNNNNNNNNNNNNNNNNNNNNNNNNNNNNNNNNNNNNNNNNNNNNNNNNNNNNNNNNNNNNNNNNNNNNNNNNNNNNNNNNNNNNNNNNNNNNNNNNNNNNNNNNNNNNNNNNNNNNNNNNNNNNNNNNNNNNNNNNNNNNNNNNNNNNNNNNNNNNNNNNNNNNNNNNNNNNNNNNNNNNNNNNNNNNNNNNNNNNNNNNNNNNNNNNNNNNNNNNNNNNNNNNNNNNNNNNNNNNNNNNNNNNNNNNNNNNNNNNNNNNNNNNNNNNNNNNNNNNNNNNNNNNNNNNNNNNNNNNNNNNNNNNNNNNNNNNNNNNNNNNNNNNNNNNNNNNNNNNNNNNNNNNNNNNNNNNNNNNNNNNNNNNNNNNNNNNNNNNNNNNNNNNNNNNNNNNNNNNNNNNNNNNNNNNNNNNNNNNNNNNNNNNNNNNNNNNNNNNNNNNNNNNNNNNNNNNNNNNNNNNNNNNNNNNNNNNNNNNNNNNNNNNNNNNNNNNNNNNNNNNNNNNNNNNNNNNNNNNNNNNNNNNNNNNNNNNNNNNNNNNNNNNNNNNNNNNNNNNNNNNNNNNNNNNNNNNNNNNNNNNNNNNNNNNNNNNNNNNNNNNNNNNNNNNNNNNNNNNNNNNNNNNNNNNNNNNNNNNNNNNNNNNNNNNNNNNNNNNNNNNNNNNNNNNNNNNNNNNNNNNNNNNNNNNNNNNNNNNNNNNNNNNNNNNNNNNNNNNNNNNNNNNNNNNNNNNNNNNNNNNNNNNNNNNNNNNNNNNNNNNNNNNNNNNNNNNNNNNNNNNNNNNNNNNNNNNNNNNNNNNNNNNNNNNNNNNNNNNNNNNNNNNNNNNNNNNNNNNNNNNNNNNNNNNNNNNNNNNNNNNNNNNNNNNNNNNNNNNNNNNNNNNNNNNNNNNNNNNNNNNNNNNNNNNNNNNNNNNNNNNNNNNNNNNNNNNNNNNNNNNNNNNNNNNNNNNNNNNNNNNNNNNNNNNNNNNNNNNNNNNNNNNNNNNNNNNNNNNNNNNNNNNNNNNNNNNNNNNNNNNNNNNNNNNNNNNNNNNNNNNNNNNNNNNNNNNNNNNNNNNNNNNNNNNNNNNNNNNNNNNNNNNNNNNNNNNNNNNNNNNNNNNNNNNNNNNNNNNNNNNNNNNNNNNNNNNNNNNNNNNNNNNNNNNNNNNNNNNNNNNNNNNNNNNNNNNNNNNNNNNNNNNNNNNNNNNNNNNNNNNNNNNNNNNNNNNNNNNNNNNNNNNNNNNNNNNNNNNNNNNNNNNNNNNNNNNNNNNNNNNNNNNNNNNNNNNNNNNNNNNNNNNNNNNNNNNNNNNNNNNNNNNNNNNNNNNNNNNNNNNNNNNNNNNNNNNNNNNNNNNNNNNNNNNNNNNNNNNNNNNNNNNNNNNNNNNNNNNNNNNNNNNNNNNNNNNNNNNNNNNNNNNNNNNNNNNNNNNNNNNNNNNNNNNNNNNNNNNNNNNNNNNNNNNNNNNNNNNNNNNNNNNNNNNNNNNNNNNNNNNNNNNNNNNNNNNNNNNNNNNNNNNNNNNNNNNNNNNNNNNNNNNNNNNNNNNNNNNNNNNNNNNNNNNNNNNNNNNNNNNNNNNNNNNNNNNNNNNNNNNNNNNNNNNNNNNNNNNNNNNNNNNAGCACATCTCGAGGAGCAGTTTGAGTCCGAGtttggagtgtcttggagttgtggtgagctgcttggctgttccgtggcccacacctccctctatcttttacttattctgttattcagtattcagacaggatatcccttatgttagatttgtcttttttttagtttcagacttgcatcgtattttagaagctcttgtacttatgacaccaattcttggggagtaaaattttttttagttttccgCATTCGTACTTATAAAGAACTCAGTGTTGGAGATTTGGCAATTTGTTGTCTTTTCACttattagttagttaagtttgttaaaatatgttggttggcttacctattgattgggaacataggtgccatcacgactcgtgattttgggtcgtgacagaaaatcaattttatgattattataagAACAGAGAAAATGATAACatagacacttaaattttttaaaaagttgataGTCTGGTGAACGATGATAAAGAGCTTGATAGGATGATTTGAAAGACAACATAGGAGTGATGGTGCGGTTATGTAGGTATGTGACTGTGGAAAATGCATGCTCCCAATATTGATATGGAAGACATGGGTGAGCAAGTAGAGTTAGTCCTTTTCCCACAATCATACGATTACGTCTTTCGGGAGCCCCATTTTATTCACGAGTGTGAAGACACTATAGACGATGGGTTATTCCCATGGATTGGGCATAGGAAGAGACATTACGATATTCCCTACCCAAATCAGTTTGCaatgttttgattttattgtCAAATTGTGTGTCAAccattttatgaaaaatatttaaaacatcaaGTACTTGAGATTTTGCTACCAAGATATGTTTTCtataattatgatatgtttttttttgtattaaaactCTATTGTCTACATAATCAGActataaataaatcatatcttCGCAACCTTGGTCATGTGAGAGACTAATGATTGACCTTTTTCTCtattctaatttttatatacttagAGTTTCTGAACTTTCTAAGAATAGCTTTACAAAATCGTATTCCTTCGTGAGCCACTTGTCATTCCTTCATGAGCCACTTGCCATTACCAAAACAAAGACgacaaataaaatttgagtCAGGAAAATAAATATCTAAAGACTGAAAAATCATATAACAATCATATTTATTGGTTTCAAAATGTGATCGTTACAATTTCCTCTAATTCATCTTTTCAGATATAATTAAAGATTCgtcttttcatatataattaagcCTTTGATCTCAAATTTATACTTGATTTCAAGGGCTTCAAGTTTGATCTTGAATCTCGATTTATGATGAGGACTTATGTTGAACTTGAATTCAAGGCAAACTTGAATCTTGATTTTTGACAGGACatatcttgaacttgaattcAAGGCAAACTTGAATCTTGATTTATGATGAGGACttatcttgaacttgaactcAAGATCTTTGGagcttgttgttgttgttcttgaataCGGTGGTCTTGATCGACTTTGATCCACGATTCCTTCtgtgaattatgaggacccatatttatagttttacaaCACTATCTTCTTGTTAGAATTCTTGGTTTCTTTTGTGAATTACGAgaaccctatttatagttttagaacaTAGGAATTGTTATAGGAACATGATTCCTTCGGAGTTTTATGAAGTagacttaaattaaattttattatatttaaacaattaacgcaattacattatttcataatatttatttaaactaataTATTCCtgaatttaatataatccaaattattttttaaaatttatatttaataaattttaaataattataggGCATTAGAAAGGCTATTCTTGAATTCCATAATTAAAGCCTTGTTTTGATTACTCGACAAATTTTACTCTTATCTTGCTACTTCCAAGTCCCAAGTTTTTCCCCTATAAATCTGTAAAATCTTTCACCTTCTTCTTTCTTGTGTCGGGGTGAACTAAAGTATCGAAAAATACTATGTCTCCATCGTCTTCTTCCCACGATGGTGTCCATATCAATTAAGTTACTCATGCTTGTAAACATCACATAATGTGATGTTTATAAACAACAACCGTGTAACTATGaccataattttctttaaacaatatatttaaaataattttatttatatattattatttataaaagttaaatgagatctaaacattgaatttgCACCTATAATAATACCTCATTATTATAACAACTATGGAACTTTTACACAAACACTCTCACTATAATGAGGTCTAATTATTccataaaaattaatcaaatcataCATAACAAATTATTATGGAACTAAACTAAACACTAATCAAGAGAAGTAGTAACAACTCAATTAGTGACCTAAAGccaaaaaatttaatcaaaggtgaagcttctttttttattgacatccaaagtattttttaatgaaaaacttttattttttctatggtattaaattaacatatatatttatatatatacatatatatatcaaactACTTTTTTAATCTTATGGCCTTAAACATGTTAGGTGGAATCTAAATTTAagattgataaaaaataaagaaatattctttgatatttcaaaacaaactaaaaaaaagacacaatataatatttattttattaaaaaatacttataataattctattaaaactataaaaatgaAGCCCCAAATTTTGGGACATAAgaagaatttctcatttttaaatGCATTGAGCCGCTCAGGATATTTAAGTAAGATCGATTGAAAATCTACAATTATGCAACCCTTATTAATGATCTGCATTCTGAcccaacttttaaaattttttgggtAATTTGGGTCAATTTTGAGAATTCCGTCAAATGAGGGGTAATTTTGATGAAAGTAATTATGAAAGGGTTAAAATCAACTTCATTTTAACGGCGAAGGAAAAGTCAAACTATAAACCAAAAttgagggtatttttgacccatttcccttaatataattataactttAAAGAAGTCATAGGCTAATTATCAAATACTAGAGAtattggaaaataatgaaaaatggcAAAAATGCTAACGTACTTATGGAAAATAGctatagttttaaaaaattagggaAAATGTACAAATAATATCCCCTTCAATATACACAAAACTTCAAGGACACACCTTAATTATACATGAGTCTTATTACCCCTGAAATATTCTAAACTGTAATAAATGCATCCGTTCGTGTTGAGGTGACACAAAGAGTGTGTTCACTCTCTTAGAAGCATGTGAGATACAAAAAGGTATTAAAATCTGATTAATATGGACgtgttttcatttttaattggacattttataattaattagtagaagttaaattgatatttttttaaatttttttaatgcaatagagtcaaatttaatcatttttcataacatatttaaattgtttgaGAATTCTTTTCAGTGTTTTGCATCAATTTGTATAGTATTGACTATCGAGAGAATCTTTTTActcaaataaattatgaaaaatgcataagtactctccaacctatgctcgaaattcaagagacacacttatactatactaagatcaTATTACCCCTCCCCCCGGAActgatataaataattttctatcatttttggcctacgtgacacCATCAACCATATAGCTTGAAAAAATTGTCAACACGCGCTGAACCCaaaagatagtgtcacgtaggctaaaaaggaatagaaaattattataaaataagtcCAAAGTAATAGAAcattagtataatataaatatatctctAAAATTTCGAACATAGATCAAggttacttgtgcattttcccaataCCACCCAAAGTGCAACAAACAAGGCAAAACCTCAAATGGATTCAATAAATCAAACCTTCCAGATGGAAAATTGAAATCCATCATTGTTCTTTTAGCGAACAGAGCATAACGATAGAGTATAGCGACGGAGAGACTACTGACAGTATATATTGTAATTACCAATTTATTCAtatgaacaaaagaaaaaaagatagaaCGCAACCGAATAATTTTATGAATGTCTGTGAATGCACGAGtatactttcatttttatttaacttacTATTTTCAACAATAAAACAACGTATTCTATTCTATTTATTCATAtatgtgagtttttttttatttaaacaaaaaaacataaaaatttacttaaacTATGAGGAATTGAACCAAAGGCCctcaattaataatttttagtcTAAAACTGTCTTCGCAGCTAAAATAATATGGTCCAAATCCCCCATATTGTTACTggtcaaaaatatctttttcttaataaatatatcttttctttttttaaagaactCATTTGAATCTTGTTTATGAAAATACTCTACGATTAAAGTTAGAATTAAATATCTCGTTTTGCTTATTTATTGAacgttttttatttttaataagttgAATTAATTGTTTCATCAAGGAAGAGCTTGAATTGATTCACAACTATTTGAATTGATACAAACTAACCTCTGTCCATATTTTCATCCGACAAATTTGGCTCAAAAACACCCCTATTTAAGCCGCTCACACTAGATGGAGGGCAATACTATATCACATCTTATAGTTTGAACGCATTTTAGGTCATTCTTcgttaaaattatttgaaatataggCTCATATGATTGGCGTGTTTCTTGGCTACCatagaatattttaaaagaaacatttttttctaaaaacttacgatttttattattatatatttagaaaCAATACTTCTTTCATAATACATTATATTGCATATAGTAAGATCAACTTTCCCGTCCTATACATTCATGTAAGAATGCAAGCTGACAATTTCTTGAACAAGTGTGTGCTATAAAGCTCTCATATTTTTAAGCACCTCTACATACCATGAACCATGAACTCTGGCTGACACAGTTGCCACAACCAACAGATCTTTCATAGCCTCAACCAGCTTTCCAGTGAGTAGATTGGCACCAACACGTTTCAGGGTGTTCTCCGCCAATCGCCCACCCTCAGCTACACTTCCGCAAAGTAAAATTGCTTTTGCTGCCAAAAAAACAGTGCGCGAAACTCGAGTGAAAATGGCATCCCCTGCTCGCAAGCTCTTTGCCAACACGTTCGCCATGATCTCCTTCCTCGCTTGAAGCTTCTTTGGCTCATCACCTTCTAGGCAAAGGCTCAGTGTATCAACAACTTCAGTAATACCAGCATCCTCCATGTTATCCAGAAGCTTAAACAGCTTTGTAATAGATTTTGATGATATATCTTCTATCTCTGAGGGGTTGCTAACCAGGCATTCGGCAAGAAGAGTCTGCCGCAAAACCAATATGCtgcaaacacacacacacaaaaaaaaaaaaaaaaaaaaaattagcaagcAAAGAGATCCTCCTCCACTACATCATGTCCTTTTTTTCCTAACCCCGGTAATACCACCCGAAGTACAACACAAATCTTCCAGATGAAAACAAAAGGTCGCGGATAGCAAGTAAATTAAAAACTAGTAACAAATTTTAAGATGGAAAATTGCAAGTCACCACTTTCTAAACCTACAGGGGATATCCTGCTCACAATGGACCCCTTGAGGAATTGAAAAATCTTCTATTATGATGACCAGCATATTCTATCCAGACTTCCCCCAGTATATGTTAAACTCACATCTCACCCAGTTGAAAGTATCCACCACTTCGCAACTATATTTTCTTGCCTAACACACGTTTTACAACACGTCTAAGATAATGCATGCTGCCTTAAATTTGTAGCCACCTACAAATTTTCATGACTGACCCCACAATCACAATTTATGGGATGTAACTAGGCAAAATCCATCCATTGCCCTAAGCATGTCCAAAATTAGCATTAAATGTTACATCTGTTGCTAATAGAAGACCATTGTGAATTATCGTTTACCAAAAACAGTTTCCTCTGACCAAAGTAGGATCTAAACTAACAAAAGTTAAAAAGCTATTTTTGCTTTAGATGAGACCAACAGCCCATCTGAAATGCAACTTACAAGTCATTCCATACCCCTCGCAATGAGAACACAGAAATTAAATTTCTGAAGAAAAAATAGGATCACCGTACATAACTAACCAGTGTATTGCACATCATCAAAATATGCAGGCATGAGAAAGGAGCTGGAAGAAAGGCAAGGAAAGTAACAGCACCTAGTACAGACAACAATGATTTTCTGGAGGATAGCCTGGACAGCTCTCAATCTGgagaaattcaatttcaaagtcTCCGGTAGTGTTTCCACTGTCAACCCCTCAATTTCACAGACAAGTTGCAACAAACCAAGCCTTAAAAATAGATCAACCTTATCTCCCTTGCATTCTGGTTGTTCCGCTACTGATACAAAAGATACCCAGAtgtgataaaagaaaaaactgaGCAAGAAAAAACTGAGCGATTCTTAAGTTTAGTACTGAAGTAACTAACCATTAGTCTTCAGGGTTGGAGGATCTGATATCCTTAGAGAGCTACCTCCAGCTCTAAGTGTAATTGGAGCTTTCTCCGAAGAATGTGCTCCACTGCTCAACCTCAGAGATGATAATGAACTCAGGTGGTCATCCCACTCTTGCACAGCCACTAACATGACAGAAGATAGCCATTGCTTCACTAATGGTAGAGAGATTGGAGCCTCAGTAGGAGGACCATAGCGGTTGGAAAAAGAACTTCTAAGGTATTCAAAACCAGCAGGTCCCTTGATTAATGGTTCCAACAATTTGATGCGTGCTTTGCTTATTTCACCTTTGAGTTTCTGGAGGAATGTAAggaattatcaaattaaaatacatgcGGGCGGACAAGCTAAACAGCACAGAGAAGCCACCATTACGATTTCTGGTTCTTCTTTTTCCTGGTTGAAAGTACCAGTATTCATTCAAGACAATAAAGCTCAGTGTTCGACTTACATTTATTCAAGGAGGCTCAGTCAGAGAAAGTTACGCCACATTATTAGCACTTTATGATAATGTCTTACAAGAGCTAAATGTGTCATGAGCTGGCATAGAACCGATGAAGCAATAAATAGGAACCAAATACTTTGCCATATGACCTGCTTGGGCTAGCATCGAAATACTTTGCCAAAGATTTTTGCTGTATTTCCTTCTCATTCCCTGTATTCAACAAGCTCATTCCCCCTCTAAACTACCATGTCTGTCTCTTCCTTTTACTTTTTCCTTCCCGTCCAAAAAAGAACTCAGACGagaaaatagtaaatatttattaattatggtATATATTTGGTTAGTGTAGAATATTTAAATATGGTATGATTATAAAAGTCTAGATATGAGTACCATGACTGACAATATTCAACACTCACCTTAATCTGCCTTAGAACAAACTGCAAACCCTTGATAACCAAAGAAGCAAACAATGCAGTGCTATTTTCTCTGCCCTGAATATTTTCCCCTAGT
Proteins encoded in this window:
- the LOC107022418 gene encoding uncharacterized protein LOC107022418; protein product: MARNRTSASGGQDPIPAPASGNTIRGRGRGRARGRGRGRIAAPVDGQVPVATQGRDRTVPPDAEVIHGDVQDRVEGDGPAQAPTSTIVPPVLQDTLARMLGILEGMAQAGALPVTSDGSQTRVGGQTPDPIVAPDSQTPRTQPAAAVAPRLDSMEFPDMTSHLVNRPSMTIDEQKMFGRFRLMNPPTYTGDLAEDAYEFIVSCHERLHNLGLVESHGVDYTAFQMTGSAKQWWRDYISSRPAGSHPLSWTEFTQVFLSKFVPRSERERKRAEFEGLQQNGMSVAEYEGKFHALARHASMILPTEAERVRRFVKGLIIPIRLGVSQVAASGVPFQKVVDAAKELEMIRREGFEQREGKRTRYSGDYGGAPPRSRGYLGRGYQPQSSRPIQLLYQRLRLGSSSRPVVRGGHSGHSGSSHQPASRRGCFECGDMGHFVRDCPRTRRGGLHQGSQASTSRAAQPPARGGAQNGRGGSHSGRGGSPSGRGGGRGGSQSDGGRSHCYAFPGRPEAEASDAVITGIILSGYIV